The following proteins are encoded in a genomic region of Methanomassiliicoccales archaeon:
- a CDS encoding elongation factor EF-2: MGRKEDNIKRAQSIMMTPEFIRNIGTAAHIDHGKTTLSDNLIAGAGMMSENLAGKQLMLDYDEQEQARGITINAANASMVHTWHGDGKDYLINLIDTPGHVDFGGDVTRAMRALDGCIILVCAVEGIMPQTETVIRQALKERVRPVLFVNKVDRLVNELKVTEQEMQQRFIQIITEVNKRIAANLPEDLRKKWQVRVEDGSVAFGSAFNNWAISAPYMKKSGISFKDVYNYCKNGDQKTLAKMSPVHEVLLDMVINHVPNPLEAQKIRIPVIWKGDLQSEVGKAMMTCDRQGPTTFMCTKIIMDPHAGEVAVGRLFSGKVIRGQEMFILGMPNPNRVQTVAMSVGADRIAVEEVEAGNIVALTGLKDAISGATCSSEKDMEPFEKISHYTEPVVTVAIEAKHMKDLPKLVEVLRSIGKADPSIVVQINQETGENLLSGMGELHLEITIYRIVNDHKVEIKSSAPIVVYRECIKDRGGPFEGKSPNKHNKFYFIVEPLEQAIVDAIKNNEIKTEGKIKDPKALAKQLSDLGMDKDQAKGVVSFKYNNILIDTTKGIQNLHETMDLCKQAFDEAMDIGPLAGERVAGVKVMLVDAKLHEDSIHRGPGQVIPATRSGIYGAMCQAGRVLLEPLTKVYINCPQDMMGDVTRELQGRRSTIEEIHQDHDATVISAKAPVAEMFGFASAIRGATQGRALWSTENSGFVILPREIQEKVVGDIRKRKGLNPQPYDAGYYSG, translated from the coding sequence ATGGGCAGAAAAGAGGACAACATCAAGAGGGCTCAGTCTATAATGATGACGCCCGAGTTCATCAGGAACATCGGGACCGCCGCACATATCGACCACGGGAAGACCACCCTGAGCGACAATCTCATCGCCGGGGCGGGAATGATGTCGGAGAACCTGGCCGGCAAGCAGCTGATGCTGGACTACGACGAGCAGGAGCAAGCCCGCGGCATCACCATCAACGCGGCCAACGCCTCGATGGTGCACACCTGGCATGGAGACGGTAAGGACTACCTGATCAACCTCATCGACACTCCCGGCCACGTCGATTTCGGCGGGGACGTCACCAGGGCCATGAGAGCCCTGGACGGCTGCATCATCCTGGTCTGCGCGGTCGAGGGCATCATGCCCCAGACCGAGACCGTCATCCGCCAGGCCCTGAAGGAAAGGGTCAGGCCAGTGCTTTTCGTCAACAAGGTGGACCGCCTGGTCAACGAGCTGAAGGTCACTGAGCAGGAGATGCAGCAGCGCTTCATCCAGATCATCACCGAGGTCAACAAGAGGATCGCGGCCAATCTGCCCGAGGACCTTAGGAAGAAATGGCAGGTCAGGGTCGAGGACGGCTCGGTCGCCTTCGGCTCCGCCTTCAATAACTGGGCTATCTCCGCTCCCTACATGAAGAAGAGCGGTATCTCCTTCAAGGACGTCTACAATTATTGCAAGAACGGAGACCAGAAGACCCTGGCCAAGATGTCCCCGGTGCACGAGGTCCTTCTGGACATGGTCATCAACCATGTCCCCAACCCATTGGAAGCACAGAAGATCCGTATCCCGGTCATCTGGAAGGGAGACCTGCAATCCGAGGTCGGCAAGGCCATGATGACCTGCGACCGGCAGGGCCCGACCACTTTCATGTGCACGAAGATCATCATGGACCCCCACGCGGGCGAGGTTGCCGTGGGCAGGCTGTTCTCCGGTAAGGTCATTCGTGGCCAAGAAATGTTCATCCTGGGCATGCCCAACCCCAACCGCGTGCAGACCGTGGCCATGAGCGTCGGCGCTGACCGCATCGCCGTGGAAGAGGTCGAGGCGGGCAACATCGTCGCTCTGACCGGACTGAAGGACGCCATCTCCGGGGCCACCTGCTCCTCCGAAAAGGACATGGAGCCCTTTGAGAAGATATCCCACTACACTGAACCGGTGGTCACCGTGGCCATCGAGGCCAAGCACATGAAGGACCTGCCCAAGCTGGTCGAGGTGCTGAGGTCCATCGGGAAGGCCGACCCATCCATCGTGGTACAGATCAACCAGGAGACCGGGGAGAACCTGCTTTCCGGCATGGGCGAGCTCCACCTGGAGATCACCATCTACCGCATCGTGAACGACCACAAGGTGGAGATAAAGTCTTCCGCCCCTATCGTCGTATACCGCGAGTGCATAAAGGACAGGGGCGGTCCGTTCGAGGGCAAGTCCCCCAACAAGCACAACAAGTTCTACTTTATCGTCGAGCCCCTGGAACAGGCGATAGTTGATGCTATCAAGAATAACGAGATCAAGACCGAAGGGAAGATCAAGGACCCCAAGGCCTTGGCCAAGCAGCTGAGCGACCTGGGCATGGACAAGGACCAGGCCAAGGGCGTGGTGTCCTTCAAGTACAACAACATCCTAATCGACACCACCAAAGGTATCCAGAACCTGCACGAGACCATGGACCTGTGCAAGCAGGCCTTCGACGAGGCCATGGACATCGGTCCTCTGGCCGGCGAGCGCGTGGCCGGTGTCAAGGTCATGCTCGTCGATGCCAAGCTTCACGAGGACTCCATACACCGCGGGCCCGGCCAGGTAATCCCGGCCACCCGCTCCGGCATATACGGCGCCATGTGCCAGGCCGGAAGGGTGCTGCTGGAGCCCTTGACGAAGGTCTACATCAACTGCCCCCAGGACATGATGGGCGACGTCACCCGCGAGCTGCAGGGACGCCGGTCCACCATCGAGGAAATCCACCAGGACCACGACGCCACGGTCATATCGGCGAAGGCCCCGGTGGCCGAGATGTTCGGCTTCGCAAGCGCGATCCGCGGAGCTACTCAGGGCCGCGCACTGTGGTCCACTGAGAACTCCGGCTTTGTTATACTGCCGAGGGAAATTCAGGAGAAAGTAGTAGGTGACATAAGGAAGAGGAAGGGACTGAACCCCCAGCCTTACGACGCAGGATACTACTCCGGCTGA
- a CDS encoding 30S ribosomal protein S7 — MEEGSFKFDNILLFGKYASGEVIVKDGGLAKYINLTPTAVPHTNARHANKWFGKSKVNIVERLINNMMRTEVFTGKKLKAYNVTKKAFDIIEQRTKKNPIQVLVEALENAAPREEITRLQFGGISVPKAVDVAPSRRLDIALRNISKGTINASFKNTKPIEQCLAEELILASKGDMNSFSVAKKEEIERVASSAR; from the coding sequence ATGGAAGAAGGCAGTTTCAAATTTGACAATATCCTGCTTTTCGGCAAGTATGCGAGCGGCGAAGTAATAGTGAAGGACGGGGGATTGGCCAAGTACATCAACTTGACCCCCACCGCCGTGCCGCACACCAACGCCCGCCACGCTAACAAATGGTTCGGAAAGTCTAAGGTCAACATCGTCGAGCGCTTGATCAACAACATGATGAGGACCGAGGTCTTCACCGGCAAGAAGCTCAAGGCCTACAACGTCACCAAGAAGGCTTTCGACATAATCGAGCAGCGCACAAAGAAGAACCCCATACAGGTTCTGGTGGAGGCTCTCGAGAACGCCGCTCCTCGGGAGGAGATCACCCGCCTGCAGTTCGGAGGTATATCCGTACCCAAGGCCGTGGACGTTGCCCCCTCGCGCCGGCTGGACATCGCCCTGCGCAACATATCCAAGGGAACGATCAACGCCTCCTTCAAGAACACCAAGCCCATAGAGCAATGTCTGGCCGAGGAGCTCATTCTGGCCTCCAAGGGGGACATGAACAGCTTCTCCGTGGCCAAGAAGGAAGAGATCGAGAGGGTTGCTTCCTCCGCTCGTTAG
- a CDS encoding 30S ribosomal protein S12, with amino-acid sequence MARGLYTARKLRNDRQKSRWSDRSYKKRLLKLKERSDPLEGAPQAKGIVLEKVGIEAKQPNSAIRKCVKVQLIKNGRQITAFAVGDGAINFIDEHDEVLVEGIGGRMGRSYGDIPGVRYKVIQVNSVSLNELVRGRKEKPVR; translated from the coding sequence TTGGCTAGAGGATTATACACTGCCAGAAAGCTGAGGAACGATCGGCAGAAGTCTCGGTGGAGCGACAGGTCTTACAAGAAAAGGCTGTTGAAGCTCAAAGAAAGGTCCGACCCGCTCGAGGGCGCCCCCCAAGCAAAGGGCATCGTCCTGGAGAAGGTAGGTATTGAGGCTAAACAGCCCAACTCCGCCATCAGAAAGTGCGTCAAGGTCCAATTGATAAAGAACGGCCGCCAGATCACCGCCTTCGCGGTGGGCGACGGTGCTATCAACTTCATTGACGAGCACGACGAGGTACTGGTGGAAGGAATTGGCGGTAGGATGGGTCGTTCATACGGTGACATTCCCGGTGTCAGGTACAAGGTCATCCAAGTGAACAGCGTCTCCCTGAACGAACTGGTCAGGGGCAGAAAAGAGAAGCCGGTCAGGTGA
- a CDS encoding DUF99 family protein — protein sequence MKDQARVLGIDDGPFVKGQSTVPLVGVLVCPPNYVEGVILSECNVDGDDADRAIIGMVNGSRFREQVRAIMIDGAALGGFNVVDIKALSKTLGMPVMTVSRDDPDMTSIASALKAHFPDWERRFKIIEENKVRAVELPEGRVFIASAGLEERDADALVRRCTVRGCLPEPVRLAHLTATALVRGESKGKA from the coding sequence GTGAAGGACCAGGCCCGCGTGCTCGGCATCGACGATGGTCCGTTCGTCAAAGGGCAGAGCACCGTTCCGTTGGTGGGCGTGCTGGTCTGCCCCCCGAACTACGTGGAGGGCGTGATATTATCCGAATGCAACGTGGATGGGGATGATGCCGACCGTGCCATCATCGGCATGGTCAACGGGTCAAGGTTTCGCGAACAGGTCCGGGCCATCATGATCGACGGGGCGGCCCTGGGCGGTTTCAACGTAGTGGACATTAAAGCTTTGAGCAAAACCCTGGGCATGCCGGTCATGACCGTCTCGCGGGACGATCCAGACATGACATCCATCGCCTCCGCCCTCAAAGCTCACTTTCCCGATTGGGAGAGGCGGTTCAAGATTATAGAGGAGAACAAAGTGAGGGCGGTCGAGCTACCTGAAGGCCGGGTGTTCATCGCCTCCGCCGGCCTCGAGGAGAGGGACGCCGATGCCCTGGTCAGGAGGTGCACGGTGCGCGGATGCCTGCCGGAGCCAGTACGTCTGGCGCATCTAACGGCCACTGCCCTGGTGCGCGGGGAGTCCAAGGGCAAGGCCTGA
- the pth2 gene encoding peptidyl-tRNA hydrolase Pth2: MEFDNKMVIVVRKDLKLSPGKLAAQVAHAAVNCALASKKRKPVQFDRWYNEGQKKVVVKVQDLNELYVIKQAAEDAGLVTSLITDAGMTELPPNTTTCLGIGPAPNAEVDRVTGHLGLM; this comes from the coding sequence ATGGAATTCGACAACAAGATGGTCATCGTGGTGCGCAAGGACCTGAAGCTCTCCCCGGGGAAATTGGCCGCCCAGGTGGCCCACGCCGCGGTGAACTGTGCGTTGGCGAGCAAGAAGCGCAAACCGGTGCAGTTCGACCGCTGGTACAACGAAGGACAGAAGAAGGTGGTGGTCAAGGTGCAGGACCTGAACGAGCTCTATGTCATCAAGCAGGCGGCCGAGGACGCCGGTCTGGTCACCTCGCTGATAACCGACGCCGGGATGACCGAGCTGCCGCCGAACACCACCACCTGCCTGGGCATCGGCCCGGCCCCCAACGCCGAGGTGGACCGGGTAACCGGACACCTGGGGCTGATGTGA
- the tgtA gene encoding tRNA guanosine(15) transglycosylase TgtA has protein sequence MLELVRRDGLARICRLHTRRGELETPCLLPVINPRLVTIRPRELYDVFGFRALITNSYIIRNDPKIKEMALSKGLHELLDFPGVIMTDSGTFQSHMYGEVDLVNREIVEFQRDIGSDIGTVLDIFAEPDWSKERTAESIEVTLSRTEEAASLKGEMLLAGVVQGSIYPDLRENCARRLSEMGVDVSPVGGVVPLMETYRFAELVDVIVAVKKGLRPDRPVHLFGAGHPMLFALAVLLGCDMFDSASYAKFARDDRFMFLEGTFRLQDMKALECNCPACLGHDLEEIRKMPDGQRTELIARHNLWISKMELERVKRAILEGDLWELVERRCRSHPALLDALRTLGKHQEFLERYEPLSREHALFYTSAESLNRPAFLRYQRRLEERYVHPSTEVGIIFDEPEKPYSRTMHPAMDAVLAVSDAHFQVVSPFGPVPIELDEIYPISQSLFPKERDQQTKERTTRLMEDLAHRHTYKMGAMWDGDETIEFLKMFSQGKGTFDIDQARIRAVADYQFGKGAAEALFSGSVSLVKSKNVDRIRNVLVDGEHVISVRAEDGFFTLRPAGARRLLKGLPAPRMRVTVSDDAVEFNKQGKNVFCTFVTDADPDIRLHDEVMVVDKNDALVAIGRAQLVREEMLVFKKGIAVKVREGA, from the coding sequence ATGTTGGAACTCGTACGCCGGGACGGCCTGGCACGAATCTGCCGTCTGCATACCCGTCGAGGAGAGCTGGAGACCCCCTGCCTCCTGCCAGTGATCAACCCCCGCCTGGTGACCATCAGGCCGCGGGAGCTCTATGACGTGTTCGGGTTCCGCGCTCTCATCACCAATTCATACATCATCCGCAACGACCCGAAGATAAAGGAGATGGCCTTGAGCAAGGGGTTGCACGAGCTTTTGGATTTCCCCGGGGTCATCATGACCGACTCCGGGACCTTCCAGTCGCACATGTACGGCGAGGTGGACCTGGTCAACCGGGAGATAGTGGAGTTCCAGCGGGACATCGGTTCCGATATTGGCACCGTGCTGGACATATTCGCCGAGCCGGACTGGAGCAAGGAGCGCACCGCGGAGTCCATCGAAGTTACTTTAAGCCGGACGGAGGAGGCTGCCTCGCTCAAGGGCGAGATGCTGCTGGCCGGTGTGGTGCAAGGGTCCATCTACCCCGATCTCCGGGAGAACTGCGCCCGCCGCCTATCCGAGATGGGCGTGGACGTGAGCCCCGTCGGAGGCGTGGTGCCGCTGATGGAGACGTATCGTTTCGCTGAGCTGGTGGACGTGATCGTGGCGGTCAAGAAAGGGCTGAGACCGGACCGGCCAGTGCACCTGTTCGGCGCCGGCCATCCCATGCTCTTCGCCCTGGCGGTGCTGTTGGGGTGCGACATGTTCGATTCCGCCTCCTATGCCAAGTTCGCCCGGGACGACCGCTTCATGTTCCTGGAAGGGACGTTTCGCCTGCAGGACATGAAGGCCTTGGAATGCAACTGCCCCGCCTGCCTGGGGCATGATCTGGAGGAGATACGCAAGATGCCGGACGGCCAGAGGACCGAGCTCATCGCCCGGCACAACCTCTGGATATCCAAGATGGAGCTGGAGCGAGTCAAGCGGGCCATACTGGAGGGCGACCTCTGGGAGCTAGTGGAGAGGCGCTGCCGTTCCCACCCCGCCCTGCTGGACGCCCTGCGAACCTTGGGCAAGCACCAGGAGTTCCTGGAGAGGTACGAGCCGTTGTCCAGGGAGCACGCCCTGTTCTACACAAGCGCGGAGTCCTTGAACCGTCCGGCCTTCCTGAGGTACCAGAGGCGCCTGGAGGAGCGTTACGTCCACCCGAGTACGGAGGTCGGCATCATCTTCGACGAGCCGGAAAAGCCCTATTCCCGTACGATGCACCCGGCCATGGACGCGGTGCTGGCAGTGAGCGACGCCCACTTCCAAGTGGTTTCCCCCTTCGGCCCGGTGCCCATCGAGTTGGACGAGATCTATCCCATATCCCAATCCCTGTTCCCCAAGGAACGCGACCAGCAGACCAAGGAGAGGACCACCCGATTGATGGAGGACCTGGCCCATCGCCACACCTACAAAATGGGGGCCATGTGGGACGGTGACGAGACCATCGAGTTCCTCAAGATGTTCTCCCAGGGCAAGGGCACGTTCGACATCGACCAGGCCAGGATTAGGGCGGTCGCCGACTACCAGTTCGGCAAGGGTGCCGCCGAGGCTTTGTTCAGCGGGAGCGTCTCCCTGGTCAAGTCCAAGAACGTGGACCGCATCCGCAACGTCCTGGTGGACGGCGAGCACGTCATTTCCGTGAGGGCTGAGGACGGTTTCTTCACCTTGAGGCCGGCCGGGGCGCGGAGATTGCTGAAGGGACTGCCGGCGCCGCGCATGAGGGTGACCGTCAGCGACGATGCAGTGGAGTTCAACAAGCAGGGCAAGAACGTCTTCTGCACCTTTGTCACCGACGCCGACCCGGACATCCGCCTGCATGACGAGGTGATGGTGGTGGACAAGAACGATGCTCTGGTAGCGATCGGCCGCGCCCAGCTGGTCCGTGAGGAGATGCTGGTCTTCAAGAAGGGCATTGCGGTGAAGGTCCGGGAAGGCGCCTAG
- a CDS encoding KEOPS complex subunit Pcc1: MQASCFLELDMGTADRAKNVNRSLELDHGDHAKSWVEGSIIKVECEAKSLMSLLHTIEDLMACLKVANDITDLESD; the protein is encoded by the coding sequence GTGCAAGCTAGCTGCTTTCTTGAGCTGGACATGGGTACGGCGGATAGGGCCAAGAACGTCAACCGCTCCCTCGAGCTGGACCACGGCGACCATGCCAAATCCTGGGTGGAAGGTTCCATCATAAAGGTCGAGTGCGAGGCCAAGAGCCTGATGTCATTATTGCACACCATCGAGGACCTCATGGCCTGCCTGAAGGTGGCCAACGACATCACCGATCTGGAATCGGACTAG
- a CDS encoding tRNA (N(6)-L-threonylcarbamoyladenosine(37)-C(2))-methylthiotransferase — MKFFVETYGCTMNQGESAELSSYLRRMGHQQVEDEKDATVALINTCVVIAPTERKIWRRLVSLRDSGKKLIIVGCMASVDRERLIKEFPGAMVCGTADYPRFHLILNGAFPGKAVPIVPFSRDVPFVLPIAQGCNGSCTYCITKLARGDLISYPINELIERSKKALEQGVKEILVTSQDTAAYGMDGKDRLPDLLKAICDIPGDFRIRVGMMNPDNLKEIMDGMAEAYQHSKVYRFLHLPVQSGSDRVIRDMGRAYSIKDYLRMVGRMREAVPELTLSTDVITGFPGETIDDHMSTVALMKELRPNIINVTRFSPRPGTVAEKMKKQIPGWMSKERSRELTSLRFQISSDINSSKIGRQYSVLIDEKGKGNSVMARTDDYLPVVIIGDHALWQRVDVKITAAARTHLYGVIAQDMEN; from the coding sequence GTGAAGTTCTTCGTCGAGACCTATGGCTGCACCATGAACCAGGGCGAGTCAGCTGAGCTGAGCTCGTACCTGAGGCGCATGGGACATCAACAGGTCGAGGACGAGAAGGACGCCACCGTGGCCCTCATAAACACTTGCGTGGTGATCGCCCCTACAGAAAGGAAGATCTGGCGCCGTCTCGTCTCCCTTCGCGATTCCGGCAAGAAGCTCATCATCGTCGGATGCATGGCCTCGGTGGACCGCGAGCGGCTCATCAAGGAGTTTCCCGGGGCCATGGTCTGCGGGACGGCCGACTATCCACGCTTCCATCTAATACTCAATGGGGCATTTCCAGGTAAGGCCGTTCCAATCGTACCATTCTCACGGGATGTACCTTTCGTCCTGCCGATCGCCCAAGGGTGCAACGGTTCCTGCACCTATTGCATAACCAAGCTTGCCCGGGGCGACCTAATCAGTTATCCTATCAATGAGCTGATAGAAAGGTCCAAGAAGGCCCTTGAGCAAGGTGTAAAGGAGATACTGGTCACCTCCCAGGACACCGCCGCCTACGGCATGGATGGCAAGGACCGCCTTCCCGATCTGCTAAAGGCGATCTGCGATATTCCCGGTGATTTCCGCATACGCGTCGGCATGATGAACCCTGACAATCTTAAGGAGATAATGGATGGGATGGCAGAAGCGTACCAGCATTCCAAGGTCTACCGTTTCCTCCATCTTCCGGTGCAGAGCGGCAGCGACCGCGTAATTCGTGATATGGGCCGGGCTTACTCGATCAAGGATTACCTCCGTATGGTCGGAAGGATGCGGGAAGCGGTTCCAGAGCTAACGCTCTCCACGGATGTCATCACCGGTTTCCCTGGAGAGACCATAGATGATCACATGTCCACCGTGGCGCTCATGAAGGAGCTACGGCCGAACATAATCAACGTCACCAGGTTCTCTCCCCGCCCGGGGACGGTAGCAGAAAAGATGAAGAAGCAGATTCCGGGCTGGATGTCCAAGGAACGGTCCCGCGAGCTCACTTCCCTGCGCTTCCAGATATCCTCGGACATCAACTCGTCGAAGATAGGCCGACAGTACTCGGTCCTTATCGACGAGAAAGGGAAGGGGAACAGCGTCATGGCTCGCACCGATGATTATCTGCCAGTGGTAATTATTGGGGACCACGCCCTTTGGCAGAGGGTGGACGTGAAGATCACGGCCGCCGCCCGCACCCATCTCTACGGAGTCATCGCTCAGGACATGGAAAATTAA
- the pyrG gene encoding CTP synthase (glutamine hydrolyzing), with amino-acid sequence MKYIFVTGGVISGLGKGITASSIGRLLKSRGIKVTAIKIDPYLNVDAGTMNPFEHGEVYVLEDGGEVDLDLGNYERFLDISLTSAHNITTGKVYKSVIEKERTGEYLGKTVQIIPHITNEIKAHIVNVAEATGADVCIVELGGTVGDIESMPFLEAVRQMNMELGKGRNCLFVHTTLVPVMGTVGEQKTKPTQHSVKELRAIGIQPDIIVARSKDPLEESIKRKISLFCDVPIEAVVTAADARSIYDVPMALEAQGLTEYVMQRLGFTEKAHDLEGWKAFASRINDQERTVRIACVGKYTNLADSYISHFEAFHHAGAEAGTKVQLVFVDSEVVQQYGITEELLNADGILIPGGFGVRGIEGKIATAKFARENHIPFLGVCLGFQIATIEFARNVLGMDKANSTEFDPETPFPVVDLLPEQKTVKKMGATMRLGAQPVMVEEGSKAFELYGKALIMERHRHRYEVNPKHIEALEEGGWKFTGRSADGVKMEIGELKGYEYYVASQFHPEFKSRPTKPSPLHLGLVRAAVKRKYGSQ; translated from the coding sequence ATGAAATATATTTTTGTCACGGGCGGAGTCATTTCTGGGTTGGGCAAGGGAATAACCGCGTCCTCCATCGGTCGTCTTCTCAAGTCGCGGGGGATCAAGGTCACGGCCATTAAAATCGACCCCTACCTGAACGTCGACGCCGGGACCATGAACCCCTTCGAACATGGGGAAGTTTACGTTCTCGAAGACGGAGGGGAGGTGGACTTGGACCTTGGCAACTACGAGAGGTTCCTGGACATCAGCCTTACCAGCGCCCACAACATCACCACCGGCAAGGTCTACAAGTCGGTCATCGAGAAGGAGCGCACCGGGGAGTACCTCGGTAAGACCGTTCAGATCATCCCCCACATCACCAACGAGATCAAGGCCCACATCGTCAACGTGGCCGAGGCCACCGGGGCCGACGTTTGCATCGTCGAGCTGGGGGGGACCGTCGGTGACATCGAGTCCATGCCCTTCCTCGAAGCGGTTCGTCAGATGAACATGGAGCTGGGAAAAGGGCGTAATTGCCTTTTCGTGCACACTACTCTGGTCCCGGTCATGGGCACGGTGGGGGAGCAGAAGACTAAGCCCACCCAGCACTCGGTCAAGGAGCTCAGGGCCATAGGCATTCAGCCCGATATCATTGTAGCCAGGTCCAAGGACCCGCTTGAGGAGTCGATAAAACGAAAGATCTCCCTGTTCTGCGACGTTCCCATAGAAGCGGTGGTCACGGCCGCGGACGCCCGTTCCATCTACGACGTGCCGATGGCCTTGGAGGCGCAGGGGCTCACCGAATACGTCATGCAGCGTTTGGGATTCACGGAGAAGGCTCACGACCTTGAGGGCTGGAAGGCCTTCGCCAGCCGCATAAACGATCAGGAGCGGACCGTGCGCATCGCCTGCGTGGGCAAGTACACCAACCTGGCCGATTCCTACATCTCCCATTTCGAAGCCTTCCATCATGCCGGGGCCGAGGCCGGCACCAAGGTCCAGTTGGTCTTCGTCGATTCGGAGGTGGTGCAGCAGTATGGCATCACCGAGGAGCTGCTGAACGCCGACGGCATACTCATTCCGGGAGGGTTCGGGGTGCGTGGTATCGAAGGCAAGATAGCCACGGCCAAGTTCGCCCGGGAGAACCACATACCGTTCCTGGGCGTATGCCTGGGATTCCAAATCGCCACCATCGAGTTCGCCAGGAACGTCCTGGGGATGGACAAGGCCAACAGCACTGAGTTCGACCCAGAGACGCCCTTCCCCGTCGTCGATCTGCTGCCGGAACAGAAGACGGTCAAGAAGATGGGCGCCACTATGAGACTGGGAGCACAGCCGGTCATGGTGGAGGAAGGCTCCAAGGCCTTCGAGCTATACGGCAAGGCCCTGATCATGGAAAGGCACCGGCACCGCTACGAGGTCAATCCCAAGCACATCGAAGCGCTGGAGGAGGGCGGCTGGAAGTTTACTGGACGCTCCGCGGACGGCGTGAAGATGGAGATCGGGGAACTGAAAGGATACGAATACTATGTGGCCTCCCAGTTCCATCCGGAGTTCAAGTCCCGGCCCACCAAGCCATCCCCACTGCACCTGGGTCTGGTTAGGGCGGCGGTCAAGCGCAAGTACGGGAGCCAATAA
- a CDS encoding translation initiation factor IF-2 subunit beta, translating into MSNDDYLSLLDRAKMQLPETIEKHERFVVPDPDVFQEGKTTVFRNFGDIVDTLRREPEHILQYMLRELGTPGTMEGRRVVFKTRLTPTQVSDKLQNYIDTFVLCSECGRPDTHINKEGRVMILECEACGAHRPVNVRKMQKPSEEGLREGNVYEMMIEDVGKKGDGVARMFDYIIYIPGTAKGSRVKVKVAKITGKVAYGNVFIESP; encoded by the coding sequence ATGTCCAATGACGATTACCTTTCACTCCTGGACCGGGCCAAGATGCAGTTGCCGGAGACCATCGAGAAGCACGAACGTTTCGTGGTCCCCGATCCGGATGTGTTCCAGGAAGGGAAGACCACCGTGTTCCGTAACTTCGGGGACATCGTCGACACCCTGAGGCGAGAACCCGAGCACATCCTGCAGTACATGCTCAGAGAGCTGGGTACACCCGGCACCATGGAGGGCAGGCGCGTGGTGTTCAAGACCAGGCTGACCCCCACCCAGGTCTCTGACAAGCTGCAGAACTACATCGACACCTTCGTCCTGTGCTCGGAGTGCGGCCGCCCTGACACCCACATAAACAAAGAGGGCCGCGTGATGATTCTAGAGTGTGAGGCCTGCGGTGCGCACCGCCCCGTCAATGTTCGCAAGATGCAGAAGCCCTCCGAGGAAGGGTTGCGTGAGGGAAACGTCTATGAGATGATGATTGAGGACGTGGGTAAGAAAGGTGACGGAGTGGCCCGCATGTTTGACTACATCATCTACATCCCGGGGACCGCCAAGGGCTCCCGGGTGAAGGTGAAGGTGGCCAAGATAACCGGTAAGGTGGCCTACGGGAACGTATTCATCGAATCACCTTAA